A section of the Virgibacillus sp. NKC19-3 genome encodes:
- the cpaB gene encoding Flp pilus assembly protein CpaB, translated as MLESKRKAIIFLLIAITLAVISGFLVLQKVQALNTDLGTEVTIYVANGDISSRQIITPDDVTTDEVPTSYLRDEHITDVDDFVNKVSVVPLSEGEVITKNMLKEASSVTEADNRIISLIQSEKVSFDEALTALDRVDILVSHSFDEEPVTEVFMEDVKVARVAQNEGEFSGVQVEVPNEMVPQLIHMQNYADSFRIVKANVGQSQPEDENDVEASENQEDNSAEDQPDEVEENNNDDNKDEEDDDE; from the coding sequence GTGCTGGAGTCAAAGCGTAAAGCGATCATATTTTTATTAATAGCCATTACACTAGCAGTCATATCCGGTTTTCTTGTCTTACAAAAAGTACAAGCTTTAAATACGGATTTAGGAACAGAAGTAACCATCTATGTAGCAAACGGCGACATTAGTTCGAGGCAAATTATCACCCCGGATGATGTTACGACAGACGAGGTACCTACCAGTTACTTACGCGACGAACATATAACGGATGTCGATGATTTTGTCAATAAAGTTTCCGTAGTTCCGTTATCAGAGGGTGAAGTTATTACAAAAAATATGCTAAAAGAGGCTTCATCTGTTACGGAAGCTGATAACCGAATCATTTCACTTATACAATCAGAAAAAGTGTCTTTTGATGAAGCACTGACAGCTCTGGATCGGGTGGACATTTTGGTATCGCATAGTTTCGATGAAGAACCAGTTACCGAAGTTTTTATGGAAGATGTAAAAGTAGCAAGAGTTGCTCAAAATGAAGGAGAATTCTCCGGGGTGCAAGTTGAAGTCCCCAACGAAATGGTGCCGCAATTAATACATATGCAAAATTATGCGGATAGTTTTCGAATCGTCAAAGCAAATGTAGGACAATCGCAGCCAGAAGATGAAAATGACGTAGAAGCTTCTGAAAATCAGGAAGATAACAGCGCAGAAGATCAGCCGGATGAGGTTGAAGAAAACAATAACGATGATAATAAAGATGAAGAAGATGATGATGAATAA
- a CDS encoding AAA family ATPase: protein MKMANDIYVVGDNEELIASIQEQMKDTFQLHSVTITELKKHHAQIILIVNSESNSAVENAQLVLADFPTASIICVNDEENFEVLRGLIRLGISDYYIFPGEEILFMEKLNTLAKEAASLYEREMDSGSFKKGGGKVFAFYSGSGGVGKTLMSTTFAQTLKLESTANVLYIDLNLQYGGSETYLGLEGNRSMVDLIPVIDELSEHHIRNVAETVEHSNLQALLSPSDAEMAEKISDEFILRLLRASKRNYDFIIIDLPSWVDERVYAALEEADKIYYVMNIDTIAIRVLKNVESLFHRLGIVTEDRLELVMNFKGRDKELNKKDMERFITYTIAAEIRRDKGIQQYINQGEPLRKEAKEKKMTAVAKDVHKWVHSMLK from the coding sequence ATGAAAATGGCAAATGATATCTATGTAGTTGGCGATAATGAAGAACTTATAGCATCCATACAGGAACAAATGAAGGATACATTTCAACTGCATTCTGTGACGATAACGGAATTGAAAAAGCATCATGCACAGATAATTCTTATCGTCAATTCGGAAAGTAATTCAGCGGTAGAAAACGCCCAACTTGTATTAGCAGATTTTCCTACGGCCTCTATTATCTGTGTAAATGATGAAGAAAACTTTGAGGTATTACGTGGTCTAATTCGTCTGGGGATTTCAGATTATTATATTTTTCCGGGCGAAGAAATCCTTTTTATGGAGAAATTAAACACTCTCGCTAAGGAAGCAGCTAGTCTTTATGAACGAGAAATGGATTCAGGGTCCTTTAAAAAGGGTGGAGGCAAAGTCTTTGCATTTTACAGTGGAAGTGGAGGCGTTGGAAAGACGTTAATGAGTACAACATTTGCACAGACATTAAAACTGGAATCAACTGCAAATGTATTGTATATCGATCTTAATTTACAGTACGGCGGCTCCGAAACATATCTTGGGTTGGAAGGCAATCGCTCTATGGTTGATTTAATTCCCGTTATTGATGAACTGAGTGAACATCATATTCGAAATGTAGCGGAAACAGTTGAACATTCGAATTTACAAGCATTACTTAGTCCAAGTGATGCGGAGATGGCTGAGAAGATTAGTGACGAATTTATTTTAAGGCTTCTCCGTGCAAGTAAACGAAACTATGATTTTATCATCATTGATTTACCTTCATGGGTAGATGAGAGAGTGTATGCAGCGCTGGAGGAAGCAGATAAGATTTATTATGTGATGAATATCGACACGATAGCCATTCGTGTATTAAAAAATGTGGAAAGTCTATTCCATCGTTTGGGCATCGTTACAGAGGATAGGTTGGAACTTGTCATGAATTTTAAAGGAAGAGACAAGGAGTTAAACAAAAAAGATATGGAGCGATTTATTACATACACCATTGCAGCAGAGATTCGGAGGGACAAAGGGATCCAACAGTACATTAACCAGGGGGAGCCGTTGAGGAAAGAAGCAAAAGAGAAAAAAATGACTGCAGTGGCAAAGGATGTACATAAATGGGTTCATTCCATGTTGAAATAA
- a CDS encoding TadE/TadG family type IV pilus assembly protein, with translation MKKWKSKFKNEEGSATIEFLGIVPLALILLMILIQFIVGINGVLVTQSAANEYANVYSITKSPEEAQQAANNILSSTGDYLQMNEITTPAAGAKEFETTVSVNLNMVFLPDSISAPSIPYSTTAYGRVIE, from the coding sequence ATGAAAAAATGGAAAAGCAAATTTAAAAATGAAGAAGGTTCGGCGACGATCGAATTCTTAGGCATAGTCCCCTTGGCACTCATACTATTGATGATTCTGATTCAATTTATTGTGGGCATAAATGGCGTGTTGGTCACACAATCTGCAGCAAATGAATATGCCAATGTATATTCGATTACGAAAAGTCCGGAAGAAGCACAGCAGGCTGCGAATAACATACTATCTTCTACAGGAGATTATCTGCAAATGAATGAAATTACTACACCCGCAGCAGGTGCGAAGGAATTTGAGACTACGGTTAGCGTAAATCTTAATATGGTATTTCTACCTGATTCTATCTCAGCGCCTTCTATTCCCTACTCCACAACAGCTTATGGCAGGGTGATTGAATGA
- a CDS encoding type II secretion system F family protein has product MDALIILAIIAFWFCILLCLKHFWSYLNEKRDVITHVSDVTHVDPFEKKKKKKDKRANIFQKVTTYADDFADLGQRVNFFSENHMVDDWLRKSGNPLKLTVQRFQGLKIFLFLVGFFVGIVSIIMGLPFSQYMIICLPVLGYFIPILLIRREVKKRQNLIRQDLPDFLDTVSTSVQAGVSLDQALREVIRHFDGPIREEFSRFNHEIDLGITRERAYRELLRRNDNQEFQSLIKALIQGMDLGIPIAKTLKIQADDLRQIRQEQVKELAAKASPKVTLVTTFLIAPVSILMIAGLMIMNMLMGENSILNMF; this is encoded by the coding sequence ATGGATGCATTAATTATTTTAGCGATTATCGCATTTTGGTTTTGTATTTTATTATGTTTGAAACATTTCTGGTCTTACCTTAATGAGAAACGAGATGTTATTACACATGTTTCGGACGTAACACATGTTGATCCATTTGAAAAAAAGAAAAAGAAGAAGGATAAAAGGGCAAATATATTTCAGAAGGTTACCACGTACGCAGATGATTTTGCCGATCTGGGTCAGCGAGTTAATTTTTTCAGTGAAAATCACATGGTAGATGATTGGCTTCGAAAGTCAGGAAATCCATTAAAGTTAACCGTACAACGATTTCAGGGATTGAAGATCTTTCTATTTCTTGTAGGTTTTTTCGTAGGAATCGTATCTATCATTATGGGTCTACCATTTTCACAATATATGATCATATGTTTACCTGTATTAGGTTATTTCATTCCAATCTTATTAATTAGAAGAGAGGTGAAAAAAAGGCAGAATCTCATTCGCCAGGATTTACCGGATTTTTTAGACACGGTAAGTACTAGCGTGCAAGCAGGAGTTAGTTTAGATCAAGCACTTAGGGAGGTGATTCGACATTTCGATGGTCCAATCCGTGAAGAATTTTCCAGGTTCAATCATGAAATTGATCTTGGTATTACAAGGGAAAGAGCTTATCGGGAATTGCTGCGTAGAAATGACAACCAAGAATTTCAGTCATTAATAAAAGCTCTCATACAAGGGATGGATCTTGGAATACCGATAGCTAAAACGTTAAAAATTCAGGCAGACGACTTAAGGCAAATAAGGCAGGAACAAGTTAAGGAATTAGCAGCAAAAGCATCACCAAAGGTAACACTTGTTACCACGTTTTTAATTGCACCTGTCTCCATATTGATGATTGCGGGTTTGATGATCATGAATATGTTAATGGGTGAAAATAGTATTTTAAATATGTTTTAA
- a CDS encoding PepSY domain-containing protein, whose protein sequence is MKKKLGIAMGATAGAVVLGLGIYHSDASQANPELSTDEVRQIVTDQYPGTITELELEKDRNQAVYEVEVENDGKEYDIKLDGGSGEVLNLKEKEISDNVEKAEKNDDADDNKEKEDDGESSNTNENRNDSQDNGNNDENSANSNNAVIDVAKAEEIAQNEFDGQLTELELDEDDGRLMYEIEIENGDDEAEIEIDAYTGEVLVIEIDRDND, encoded by the coding sequence ATGAAGAAAAAATTAGGAATTGCCATGGGAGCAACAGCTGGTGCTGTCGTATTAGGATTGGGTATTTATCACTCAGACGCATCTCAGGCCAACCCCGAATTATCAACAGATGAGGTCCGTCAAATAGTCACAGATCAATATCCAGGTACCATTACGGAACTTGAATTAGAAAAGGATCGCAATCAGGCAGTATATGAAGTAGAAGTAGAGAATGATGGGAAGGAATATGATATCAAACTGGATGGCGGCAGTGGGGAAGTATTGAATCTGAAGGAAAAGGAAATCTCCGATAATGTAGAAAAAGCCGAAAAAAATGATGACGCAGATGACAACAAGGAGAAGGAAGATGATGGAGAAAGCAGTAATACGAATGAAAATAGGAATGATAGCCAAGACAACGGGAACAATGACGAGAATTCAGCCAACTCCAACAATGCCGTTATCGATGTAGCAAAGGCCGAGGAAATTGCACAAAATGAATTTGATGGCCAGCTTACCGAGCTTGAGCTTGACGAAGATGACGGGCGCTTGATGTACGAAATTGAAATTGAAAACGGCGACGATGAAGCAGAGATAGAAATCGATGCATATACAGGAGAAGTCCTTGTCATTGAAATCGATAGGGATAATGATTAA
- a CDS encoding Flp family type IVb pilin: protein MKLMNGFYAKMINKVEEMKKDETGSQTLEWIGIAAVIVILVGIVSSALDDDIGTKVTDKFKELIDNIG from the coding sequence ATGAAATTAATGAATGGATTTTATGCAAAGATGATAAACAAAGTAGAGGAAATGAAGAAGGATGAAACCGGGTCGCAGACGTTGGAGTGGATTGGTATTGCAGCGGTTATTGTGATTCTGGTTGGGATTGTTTCTAGTGCACTCGATGACGATATAGGAACTAAAGTTACGGATAAATTTAAAGAGTTAATTGATAATATTGGATAA
- a CDS encoding response regulator transcription factor has product MEQPAILIVEDERKLSRVLQLELDYENYKTEIADNGNDALRLMEESHWDLVLLDIMLPGLSGLEVLRRIRRTDDSTPIILLTARDAVHDKVSGLDLGANDYVTKPFQIEELLARIRVHLRKPITQKNNGHHLTHGDLQVDLNAHEVQRENREIELTPREFDLLVYLLKNKNIVLTRDQLIENVWGFDYFGDTNVVDVYIRYLRQKIDKGYDQAYIQTVRGVGYTIKDLVQ; this is encoded by the coding sequence ATGGAGCAGCCAGCTATATTAATCGTAGAAGACGAGCGAAAATTAAGCAGGGTTTTACAACTGGAGCTTGATTATGAAAATTATAAAACGGAAATTGCAGATAATGGAAATGACGCCCTTCGTTTGATGGAGGAGAGCCATTGGGATTTAGTATTGCTTGATATTATGCTCCCCGGCTTGAGCGGGTTGGAAGTTTTACGAAGGATAAGACGGACAGATGATAGCACACCCATTATTTTGTTAACAGCCCGTGATGCGGTCCATGATAAAGTGAGCGGCCTGGATTTAGGTGCCAATGATTATGTCACAAAGCCATTTCAAATTGAGGAACTCCTCGCTCGCATCAGAGTACATCTCAGGAAACCCATTACACAAAAAAATAACGGACATCATTTAACACACGGTGATTTACAAGTCGATTTAAATGCCCATGAAGTGCAGCGGGAAAATCGGGAAATTGAGCTTACCCCACGTGAGTTCGACCTGCTTGTATACTTGTTGAAAAATAAAAATATCGTTCTCACCAGGGATCAACTTATCGAAAACGTTTGGGGCTTTGATTATTTTGGTGACACGAATGTTGTGGACGTTTATATTCGTTATCTACGCCAGAAAATTGATAAGGGCTACGATCAAGCCTACATCCAAACCGTTCGCGGTGTCGGTTATACCATAAAGGATCTGGTCCAATGA
- a CDS encoding VWA domain-containing protein gives MRYKLLFSSMLMTFFLLFGCTAEEDENNDTIDSDENKSEEVEKEANNDEDDNPEQTKENDEEDNDMEFLKNVPDVPNNTSGFIHQKQGKYASMDVIDDSVSNDILEEIRNLEPLPEDASEEQLDEYFKYLYSMVAEDFPDPQDTIKKWEFGSFGDPDLPDERYHFKENYNVEVMLDASGSMGAYIGDKTMMQIAKESINDFMKQVPEEANVSFRVYGHEGTGSESDKELSCEAIEQVYGFESYDEEKFQNELDKIEPAGWTPLADALVQSEEALKDYDTENNTNLIYVVSDGIETCGGDPVKVAESLSDSNAQPIINIIGFNVDSDAQEQLKEMADVSGGVFATANNQEQLEEEFDRAEEVLEAWEKWKKEALNDLDATGVENNFDIIEVSNEWGGKKTKQFVNLSDLTRLFEKEGLINSQQRKEFYTKRDDVRDLIEDSQEEVKEELNDISTNKIEEMKENIKEKYNNQKSE, from the coding sequence ATGAGGTATAAACTATTATTTAGTTCCATGTTGATGACATTTTTTCTGTTGTTTGGTTGCACTGCAGAAGAGGATGAAAATAACGATACTATTGACTCTGATGAAAATAAAAGTGAAGAAGTTGAAAAAGAAGCAAACAATGACGAAGACGATAATCCCGAACAAACCAAAGAGAATGATGAAGAAGATAATGATATGGAATTTTTAAAAAACGTACCTGATGTCCCAAATAATACATCTGGATTTATTCATCAAAAACAGGGAAAATATGCGTCAATGGATGTTATAGATGATAGTGTTTCTAACGATATACTAGAAGAAATCAGAAATTTGGAGCCCCTTCCGGAAGATGCCAGCGAAGAGCAATTGGATGAATACTTTAAATATCTTTACTCGATGGTAGCAGAAGATTTTCCTGATCCACAAGATACCATTAAAAAGTGGGAGTTTGGCTCATTTGGGGACCCTGATTTACCGGATGAGCGCTATCACTTCAAGGAGAATTATAATGTTGAAGTTATGTTGGATGCTAGCGGAAGCATGGGAGCATACATTGGAGATAAAACAATGATGCAGATCGCCAAAGAATCAATCAATGATTTTATGAAACAAGTTCCGGAAGAGGCGAATGTTTCCTTTCGAGTTTATGGGCATGAAGGTACCGGGTCTGAAAGCGATAAAGAACTATCATGTGAAGCCATTGAGCAAGTTTATGGTTTTGAATCGTATGATGAAGAAAAATTTCAGAACGAGTTGGATAAAATTGAACCGGCCGGCTGGACGCCACTAGCAGATGCGTTGGTACAATCTGAAGAAGCGTTGAAGGATTATGATACAGAGAATAATACGAACTTGATTTATGTTGTAAGTGATGGGATAGAAACGTGTGGTGGCGATCCAGTCAAAGTAGCTGAATCACTTTCTGATTCAAATGCGCAGCCTATCATTAATATAATTGGCTTCAATGTGGATTCCGATGCCCAGGAGCAGTTGAAGGAAATGGCCGACGTATCGGGTGGAGTTTTTGCAACGGCTAACAACCAGGAACAATTGGAAGAAGAGTTCGATCGTGCAGAGGAAGTGCTGGAAGCATGGGAGAAATGGAAGAAAGAGGCTTTAAATGATCTAGATGCGACAGGTGTTGAGAACAATTTCGATATAATAGAAGTTTCAAATGAATGGGGTGGGAAAAAGACCAAACAATTTGTCAATCTTTCGGATTTAACAAGATTATTTGAAAAAGAAGGTTTAATAAATAGTCAGCAAAGAAAAGAATTTTATACAAAACGTGATGATGTTAGAGACCTTATAGAGGATTCTCAAGAGGAAGTTAAAGAAGAGTTAAATGATATTAGTACTAATAAGATTGAAGAAATGAAAGAAAATATTAAGGAAAAGTATAACAATCAAAAATCAGAGTGA
- a CDS encoding HAMP domain-containing sensor histidine kinase has translation MKLRTKIQLFSSLFMLVLILLVNTSIYYLFYNITADSELEQLAAQTNTIAETLSSNPDIPTSDLLDAYLPTDGMIRVIGEDGNLVVPELKKPTIPSEIAYEFSVNEEQTIVAQEQEADVAIISKPIIWHNGDIVTLQVSNHLLALDETMTTLFYVLVVASIIMLIPLIIAGIVLSRFLLRPIQALTQTMKDNTRHANWKKIDVGNRSRDELYEMEKTFNEMIDYLKDNFEKQEVFVSDASHELKTPISIVKSYAQLLERRGEANPELINESVEAIDAEADRMQKLVEQMLSLAKNKTEAAMQQVDLILLSEETIATFKGAYARDIHLEKQLTEVVVNGNPNQLQQVVYILIDNALKYSQETIEVAISARNNEAILQVTDYGQGISEQEQARIFDRFYRIDKARSRDTGGTGLGLAIAKSLAEAHHGRLIVTSDVGEGSTFTLTLPLVQGNEPYSH, from the coding sequence ATGAAACTGCGGACGAAAATCCAACTGTTTTCAAGTTTGTTTATGTTGGTGCTCATTCTATTGGTCAATACATCCATTTATTACTTGTTTTACAACATAACTGCTGACAGTGAACTGGAGCAATTAGCTGCCCAAACCAACACGATTGCAGAAACACTTAGTTCCAATCCGGATATACCAACAAGCGACTTATTAGATGCTTACCTGCCGACAGATGGGATGATTCGTGTCATTGGAGAAGATGGGAACTTGGTGGTCCCGGAACTAAAGAAGCCAACGATACCCAGTGAAATTGCCTATGAATTTTCCGTAAATGAAGAGCAAACCATTGTGGCACAAGAACAGGAAGCAGATGTTGCTATCATTTCCAAACCGATCATTTGGCATAATGGGGATATCGTAACATTGCAGGTTTCCAATCACCTACTAGCACTTGATGAAACGATGACAACCCTATTTTACGTATTGGTTGTAGCATCCATCATTATGCTTATCCCGTTGATTATAGCTGGGATTGTCTTAAGCAGATTTTTACTTCGTCCGATTCAAGCACTCACGCAGACGATGAAAGACAATACCAGACATGCCAATTGGAAGAAGATTGATGTGGGGAATCGTTCCCGGGATGAGCTTTATGAGATGGAAAAGACATTCAATGAAATGATTGATTATTTAAAGGATAATTTTGAGAAGCAAGAAGTATTTGTCTCCGATGCCTCTCATGAACTCAAAACACCTATTTCGATTGTAAAAAGCTATGCACAATTGCTAGAGCGAAGAGGTGAAGCAAATCCGGAATTAATAAATGAATCTGTGGAGGCGATTGATGCTGAAGCGGATCGTATGCAGAAATTGGTGGAGCAGATGTTGTCCCTTGCCAAAAATAAAACAGAAGCAGCAATGCAACAGGTGGATTTGATCCTGTTGAGTGAGGAAACCATTGCAACTTTTAAAGGTGCGTACGCACGGGACATTCATTTGGAGAAGCAGCTTACGGAAGTAGTTGTAAATGGGAATCCGAATCAACTGCAGCAAGTGGTCTATATCTTAATTGATAACGCATTAAAATATAGTCAGGAGACTATTGAAGTCGCCATTTCAGCACGAAATAATGAGGCTATTTTGCAGGTAACGGATTATGGCCAGGGCATTTCAGAACAAGAACAAGCGCGTATCTTTGACCGCTTTTACCGTATTGATAAAGCAAGAAGCAGGGATACAGGTGGAACCGGGCTTGGTTTAGCTATTGCAAAATCCCTTGCTGAGGCTCATCACGGTAGGTTAATTGTAACAAGTGACGTTGGGGAAGGCTCTACGTTTACGCTAACCTTGCCACTTGTGCAGGGAAATGAACCGTATTCTCATTAA
- a CDS encoding type II secretion system F family protein: protein MNIAASILYSLAVLTFLLCGYYYLGYRSQKKEWNKKIKEWFPEEQRKSMVSKLGDRFDERESSKALAAKLQNANVKLLPSEYFGALLVGGLTLFILFYAIFNMPIAISILLPIFLMVATHFLLFYLRKNNYENRFNEQLGEVCRLMGNAARSGLTINQGIDIVARELSVPAGNEFKRISNELKLGVPLEPALRAIQKRNKSREFNLFIATLLIQKKTGGNLARTLDTMAETFEDRKVLNQTIKTMTSEEKYISFIVPAMPVFLLLVMNNVMEGFIDPLWSGFGLIMLALFIGAIVLSFLLIRKITNIKV from the coding sequence ATGAACATAGCAGCGTCTATACTTTATAGTTTAGCAGTATTAACGTTTTTGTTATGCGGCTATTATTACTTGGGGTATCGTTCCCAGAAAAAAGAATGGAATAAAAAGATAAAGGAATGGTTCCCTGAAGAGCAGCGAAAGAGTATGGTTAGTAAATTAGGCGATCGTTTTGACGAGCGGGAATCTTCTAAAGCATTGGCGGCTAAGCTTCAGAATGCAAATGTGAAGCTGTTGCCTTCTGAATATTTCGGAGCTTTGTTGGTAGGTGGTCTAACGCTATTTATCTTATTTTATGCCATATTCAATATGCCTATAGCGATTAGTATATTGCTTCCCATATTTCTGATGGTAGCGACACATTTTCTGTTATTTTACTTACGGAAAAATAATTATGAGAACCGTTTTAATGAACAGCTTGGAGAGGTATGCCGCTTAATGGGAAATGCTGCCCGCTCGGGTCTTACTATAAATCAAGGCATTGACATTGTCGCAAGAGAGTTATCCGTCCCGGCTGGAAATGAATTTAAACGAATTTCCAATGAATTGAAACTCGGAGTACCTTTAGAACCTGCATTAAGAGCAATACAGAAAAGAAATAAATCCCGAGAATTTAATTTGTTTATAGCAACATTGCTTATCCAGAAAAAAACGGGCGGAAACCTAGCACGTACACTGGACACGATGGCCGAAACGTTTGAAGATCGTAAAGTATTAAACCAAACGATCAAAACAATGACTTCTGAGGAAAAGTATATTTCTTTTATCGTTCCAGCAATGCCGGTGTTTTTATTACTTGTAATGAACAATGTGATGGAGGGCTTTATTGATCCGCTGTGGTCCGGTTTTGGTTTGATCATGTTAGCTTTATTTATTGGAGCAATTGTACTCTCTTTTCTATTAATACGAAAAATAACGAATATAAAGGTGTAG
- a CDS encoding CpaF family protein has protein sequence MALFQRTAKENASENISNNYVTSTGYIDELVEHYKTRLLTEVNLELITNLEESDKRLRIEKYINQFMAEEKVVIPRLDKESLLSKLIDESVGFGPLEPLLKDDSVTEILVNGPKEIYVERKGQLEREDVSFKDESHVRHIVDRVVAPLGRRIDESSPMVDARLPDGSRVNAVISPISLSGTIVSIRKFRKTPFVMDELEDNDTFTHSMSIFMQALVETKLNVLISGGTGSGKTTLLNALAKSIPLKERVITIEDSAELKLERDNVVGMEARPPNVEGTGEIPIRQLVKNSLRMRPDRIIVGEVRGAEAFDMLQAMNTGHEGSLTTVHANTPVDAINRVEGMVVMAGMDLPTHIIRDYIVGALDYIVQVQRLTDGTRRITNISEVEKIEGNKIQVRDIFRFQRTGVNAEGTILGYFTPTGVIPKCIPHLQVYGIDLDMDFFSPKEEMDYEHSSVYTL, from the coding sequence ATGGCTCTTTTTCAGCGAACGGCTAAAGAAAACGCCTCAGAGAATATAAGCAATAACTATGTAACAAGTACTGGTTATATAGATGAATTAGTGGAGCATTATAAAACCAGATTGTTAACAGAGGTCAACCTGGAGTTGATTACCAACTTAGAGGAATCCGATAAGCGATTAAGGATCGAGAAATATATTAATCAATTTATGGCTGAAGAAAAGGTAGTCATTCCCAGACTCGATAAAGAATCACTTCTCTCCAAATTAATCGATGAAAGTGTTGGATTTGGGCCGTTGGAGCCATTGTTAAAAGATGATTCTGTTACCGAAATTTTAGTGAATGGCCCAAAGGAAATTTATGTCGAAAGAAAAGGCCAATTGGAACGGGAGGATGTCTCCTTTAAAGATGAATCCCATGTCCGGCATATTGTAGATCGAGTGGTAGCCCCGCTTGGGCGAAGAATCGATGAAAGTTCCCCCATGGTTGATGCAAGATTACCTGATGGAAGCCGGGTGAATGCGGTTATATCACCGATAAGCTTAAGTGGAACAATCGTATCTATCCGTAAATTCAGAAAGACACCCTTTGTTATGGATGAATTGGAGGATAACGATACATTTACTCATTCGATGTCCATATTCATGCAAGCACTTGTAGAAACAAAATTAAATGTATTGATTTCAGGAGGGACAGGTAGTGGAAAAACAACACTACTAAACGCACTGGCTAAATCTATTCCACTTAAGGAACGTGTCATAACGATTGAGGATTCAGCTGAATTGAAACTGGAACGCGATAATGTAGTTGGCATGGAAGCTCGACCTCCAAACGTAGAAGGAACCGGGGAAATACCAATTAGACAACTGGTGAAAAACTCACTGCGCATGCGTCCTGATAGAATCATAGTCGGTGAGGTTCGCGGGGCAGAGGCGTTTGATATGCTTCAAGCGATGAACACGGGGCATGAAGGTTCATTAACCACGGTTCACGCCAATACACCGGTTGATGCAATTAATCGTGTAGAAGGTATGGTAGTCATGGCAGGAATGGATCTGCCAACACATATTATTCGTGATTATATTGTGGGGGCGCTGGATTATATTGTGCAGGTACAAAGGCTAACGGATGGTACACGCAGAATAACGAACATCTCTGAAGTAGAAAAAATCGAGGGGAATAAGATCCAGGTCCGTGATATTTTCCGATTTCAGCGTACCGGGGTTAATGCAGAAGGAACTATTTTAGGATACTTTACTCCAACAGGTGTTATTCCGAAATGTATCCCACATCTGCAAGTTTACGGAATAGATTTGGATATGGATTTCTTTAGTCCTAAGGAGGAGATGGACTATGAACATAGCAGCGTCTATACTTTATAG